A stretch of the Apteryx mantelli isolate bAptMan1 chromosome 3, bAptMan1.hap1, whole genome shotgun sequence genome encodes the following:
- the LOC106497953 gene encoding nephrocan-like has product MDVCRLDVSGLSTTCPRRCSCDSAQSVQCYRTTEIPKEIPSTTRRLYISHSKIKQLQITDFRRMSALEELVLSCSRTESIENNTFKALSTLKSLELYKNHLKHIPMFLPSGLEILKLGDNSINTLHASDFEGLRKLRVLDIQNNLIVTLPLSAFSSLCNLQSLILDGNKLESVSAPPKLPRLKYLSMADNRLNSFPTSFFAPFQNLQFLSLSGNFLTKVPLDLPKSLLSLKLEKNRLKTIRLRDMKHLENLSEFFLSENQLSSIDGAQLLPNLTTLELSKNQLHTMPLRLPGRLQKLDCSNNLIQRVTAQDFQGLQDLKHLFLDNNAVRMFEAGALQQCAQLSNLALEQNLLISIPLRLPDTLARLDLKGNGIEDVGEQELKDLKQLQVLNLRNNKISALDRKVLEYLPRLRHLYLDGNPWNCTCDLLRTRRALMAKGTDVRGGQCAAPAESRGESWMSSNKILQQCQDNLSSMEKGKEDRKKMKPHDPYSIGVSADDDYYDYELD; this is encoded by the exons ATGGATGTTTGCAGATTAGATGTTAG tGGTCTGAGTACCACTTGCCCTAGAAGATGCAGCTGTGATTCTGCGCAGTCAGTGCAATGCTACAGAACCACAGAGATCCCCAAAGAGATTCCTTCCACTACCAGGCGACTCTACATCAGCCACAGCAAAATTAAACAACTCCAG ATTACTGACTTCAGAAGAATGTCCGCCCTTGAAGAGCTGGTTTTGTCGTGCAGCAGAACAGAATCAATAGAAAACAATACTTTCAAAGCTCTGAGCACCCTGAAGTCCCTGGAACTCTACAAAAATCACCTGAAGCATATACCCATGTTCCTCCCATCTGGCCTTGAAATTTTAAAACTTGGTGATAACTCCATCAACACTCTGCATGCCTCTGATTTTGAAGGTTTGAGGAAACTAAGAGTGCTTGATATTCAGAATAACTTGATTGTGACTCTGCCTCTGAgtgcattttcttccctttgcaaTTTACAAAGTCTGATTCTGGATGGCAACAAGCTGGAATCTGTGTCTGCACCACCTAAACTTCCTAGGCTGAAGTATCTGAGCATGGCTGACAATAGACTCAACTCTTTCCCCACTAGCTTCTTTGCACCTTTCCAAAATCTACAGTTTCTCAGCTTAAGTGGCAACTTTTTGACAAAAGTGCCTCTTGACCTGCCAAAGTCCTTGCTGTCACTAAAATTAGAGAAAAACCGACTCAAAACAATAAGACTTCGAGACATGAAACACCTTGAAAACCTGTCTGAGTTCTTCCTTTCAGAAAATCAACTTTCATCAATAGATGGTGCCCAGCTTCTTCCTAACTTAACAACATTGGAGCTCTCTAAGAACCAGCTCCACACTATGCCACTCAGGCTCCCAGGCAGACTGCAGAAACTTGACTGCAGCAATAACCTGATTCAAAGGGTGACAGCACAGGACTTCCAAGGATTACAAGACCTCAAACACTTGTTTCTTGACAACAATGCTGTTCGCATGTTTGAGGCAGGAGCTCTTCAGCAGTGTGCGCAGCTTTCTAACCTGGCACTGGAACAGAATCTCCTGATCTCTATTCCATTGAG actTCCAGATACCCTTGCTAGATTGGATCTAAAGGGAAATGGCATAGAAGATGTTGGAGAACAAGAGCTGAAGGACTTGAAACAGCTTCAGGTTTTAAATTTACGGAACAACAAGATATCTGCCTTGGATCGCAAAGTCTTAGAGTATTTACCTCGCCTCCGGCATCTGTATTTAGATGGAAACCCTTGGAATTGCACTTGTGACCTTCTCAGAACCAGAAGAGCACTCATGGCCAAAGGAACAGATGTCAGAGGAGGGCAGTGTGCAGCACCAGCTGAAAGTCGAGGAGAAAGCTGGATGTCTTCCAACAAGATTCTGCAGCAGTGTCAAGACAATCTGTCTTCCATGGAAAAAGgcaaagaagacagaaagaaaatgaaacccCATGACCCCTACAGCATCGGAGTAAGCGCAGATGACGATTACTATGATTATGAACTAGATTAA